One region of Malania oleifera isolate guangnan ecotype guangnan chromosome 6, ASM2987363v1, whole genome shotgun sequence genomic DNA includes:
- the LOC131158733 gene encoding transcription factor DUO1-like gives MAGDRDRDGGTAAGEIRKGPWKAEEDEVLINHVKKYGPRDWSSIRSKGLLHRTGKSCRLRWVNKLRPNLKHGVKFSMEEERVVIELQAQFGNKWARIATYLPGRTDNDVKNFWSSRQKRLARILQTAPPRPQPTPIITREVPVFHAVPIEAPKFSSSAEQEPSCTKLQPCSSSYEMMKIVPLPELVNMNPNLLNYDTTAVAQLEFNPSMDQSQAQSQILFPDQFPEAPQQDLAFSQESQELMARLEDPCFLDVFGGRDSEELGNEGRLGFFAVPSEGMGCCENGGKKVKEEKLMTPDSFFDDFPTDMFDHIEPLLSPSEW, from the exons ATGGCcggagacagagacagagacggAGGAACGGCGGCGGGAGAGATAAGGAAAGGGCCGTGGAAGGCAGAGGAAGATGAAGTCCTCATAAACCACGTGAAGAAGTATGGCCCCCGAGATTGGAGCTCCATTCGATCCAAAGGCCTCTTGCACCGCACCGGCAAGTCCTGCCGCCTCCGGTGGGTCAACAAGCTCCGACCCAACTTGAAACA TGGGGTGAAGTTTTCTATGGAGGAGGAGAGGGTGGTGATAGAACTGCAGGCGCAATTCGGGAACAAATGGGCAAGAATCGCGACTTACTTGCCGGGAAGAACCGACAACGATGTCAAAAATTTCTGGAGCAGCCGGCAGAAGAGGCTGGCCAGGATTTTGCAGACTGCTCCTCCCAGACCCCAACCCACGCCCATCATCACTAGGGAAGTTCCTGTCTTCCATGCTGTTCCAATTGAg GCGCCAAAGTTTAGTTCTTCGGCTGAGCAAGAACCATCCTGCACAAAACTTCAGCCCTGTTCATCATCCTATGAAATGATGAAGATAGTGCCACTGCCGGAATTGGTGAATATGAACCCCAACTTGCTTAATTATGACACCACCGCCGTTGCTCAACTGGAGTTCAATCCAAGCATGGATCAGTCCCAGGCCCAATCCCAAATCCTTTTTCCGGATCAGTTCCCGGAAGCACCGCAGCAAGACCTTGCATTTTCGCAGGAGAGCCAAGAGCTGATGGCGAGGCTGGAGGACCCCTGCTTCTTGGATGTATTTGGAGGGAGGGATTCCGAGGAACTCGGAAACGAAGGGAGGCTCGGTTTCTTTGCAGTGCCGTCGGAAGGAATGGGGTGCTGTGAGAATGGGGGGAAGAAGGTGAAGGAGGAGAAGCTGATGACTCCGGACAGCTTCTTTGATGATTTTCCCACGGA